The Drosophila sechellia strain sech25 chromosome 2L, ASM438219v1, whole genome shotgun sequence region CTTTTATGCTCCGCCCTATAGCAAAAGAAAATTGGAAATGTATCTCTTTTGTTGCGTACTTTTTTAACACTTAAGCTTAAAGTCAGTGAAAGGCTTATGATTAAAGAACAGAAAATAATCAACAAATTTCAATGCGTACATTGGCGGTAAAAGATTCACTTGTTCCTTTTCTTAGTATTATTGTCGTTAGCTGGATTTCTCATCGAAATGGTAATagattatttttatttaaatgtttaatcaGATGACAACCAATAAATAAAGGAAATTCAAAACCAaagttattattatgtatattCAAATGCATGCCACTTAGGGGTGAAACTAACGGTCAGTTTGATATCGGCCAGAGTTGCCACTGTGTCGCAGTTGCCAGTAGCAACCGTTTTAAGTGCAAAACAAACCGCAGTAGTTTAGTTAATTCCCTTTTCCTGCGATGCGCTTGCCGCTAATCTTTCACAGCCTGCACCAGCGTcttcaaaaaatgtttgtaaaGAGAAACGAAGGCGGCGAGACTGCCACGCCCAGCATTCAGGACATCGCCGGTCGACtggcggaggagcagcagcggctTCGCCAACTGGAGGCCACAACGACTCCCAAAGAGCGGACAGTTCTTGTCTTGGGAAGCAAGTGTGTGGTAAGCAAGGGATGCAACTTATAAAacaacttaaaattatatttcaaaaatgttattATACACTAAACATCTACATACCCTTCCTAAAATTTCGGAGTGAAACAATATAGATAgaggaaaataattaaatcgatttaaactaattttataaTAGCTAATAGCTAGGTCTTTAAAACACACAagctatttatatattttaaaaatttaaatatttgcttatcaaaaatattttacgttTTAATATTTAAGGGTAAGACGACGGCCATTAATAAGTTCTTTGACCGCGAGGAACATGCAACGCGTCCAACTCTAGCACTGGAGTACAGCTTTGGACGACGGATTGGCAGCGGAAAGTCACCGCAGGTGATGAATGTATGGGAACTGGGCTCCCTGGACAATGCAGAGCAATTGCTGGAAGTACCCATGCGGACACATGGTCTGCAGCAACTAGCCGTCGTCCTAATGCTAGATCTCTCCCAGCCACAGCGATTTTGGACGGACTTGGAGTGCGCATACAAGGGACTGAGGGATACGGCGCAACAGATGATGGAAAAGGTAACACCGGAGCTCAGGGAAATCCTCGAACAGCGAACAGTGGACCGAGTGGGTCAGCAAAACAAAGATGTGGAGAAACTAGACCCACTGCCCTTTCCAGTTATTATTGTCGGTGGGAAGTACGATGTGTTTTCTGGTTTCGATCCTGTTATCAGGAAGCACACCTGTCGCTGCTTGCGATCGATGGCCCACCTCATAGGTGGCGCATTGCTGTTCTATTCCCAGAAGATGCCCAAGCTGGCCAAGGTCCTGAGGGACACCATTAACCACTTGGGATTTGGCAGTCCTGCTCATCCATTCCGCTCTCATGTCGTGGACTTCAATGAACCACTGTGCATTTGGTTTGGAACGGACAGTTGGACGAAAATTGGTGATACTGGCGCCCAAAGTGTGGAGCGAATCGGAGCCACATTCGGAGTGGAAGTACCCCAGCTGCAGCTGGAGAAGCAGAAGCTACAAGAAACCACCGATCCAGCCAAAGACCCTGGTTTCAAGGAGTCCCTCATCGATGAGATGCGATCGCAGAAAAACGAGGAACTTGCAGGATTAATGAGGGATGTCCTGCTGCGCGGAAAGTTCGAAAGTGTTCAAACTTGATAAGCTGTTGGAATTATGCAATGTGTACCTCAAAGTATTATAATAAATCCAAAACAAAACTGTCATTAGATATTGTGAATATTCAGAAAGCTGTACTTTTAGTGTCAGGAGCTCATTTTAGGTCTAAAagtaaaaattcaaaaaaaaaaaaaaacgaagcaTTCAACTTATCAATTCATTACCACAGCTTGATAAGCCTTAGTCAAAAAATATGCCCCAACCTGTCGCTTCCAAGGCTCGTGTCATAAAAATTCTCAATCGAATTGGAGCCCAAGGCATTCTAACCGAAGTCCGTGTGCAGCTGGTCGATCAACCCAAGATGCAATTCATGCGCACAGTCAAGGGACCTGTGCGCCTGGGAGATATCGTGGATTTCGAGGACACTGAGTTGACCTGGCAATCTTCgagcaggagcaacagcaactTTGATGATATATGCTAAAAATTCACGAAGATCATAGGAACTAATCGTTGAATGCTGAGCgccatttaaataaaatggagAAAAAACACCATATAGTAGAAGAACTACTGCTTTCATCTTTTTCTATTAAATTAAGTATTATtatgtattattttaattacctTATTGCGATTTTGAAATAGCTACATTTCAATTAACCGGTAAACTTTAAATTAAGGGTAGCACAATTGCACATTGTGGCAACGCCATGTCAGGGATGCAGGCTGGCGAAGTGTCAATCACATGTCTTGAAATGTACCGTTATAAAGGGTGAATCTgtgctctctctttctctctctatCTCCCCAGCTCGCTCGCGCCTTTGAGGAGCTTGTGCTCCAAGCCGTCGGCGTTTCGGTTTGCTTCGTTTGGTTTTCAGTTCGCTTTCCAGCTCAGTCGCTGTCAGTCGCTCTGCGCGCTCTTTTCTCGACGgtcgtgtgtgtgcgtgcacGCGCTGTTGTgtgtttgcgtgtgtgtgtgcgtcgtGGGCCATTTGTTTGGTGCCAATTTATTTGGCCGAAACTCCAATGCGAGTTGTACGGAAAATTATGAATTGTGCTGGCCCAGAAACATGAGAAGCTTTGCGGCCCTGAAACACTGTAATTAAAACCTGCTGGATTCGGCCTActcacaaaaaaataaaaagaaacaaaaccaAGTCTCCAACTCCACACTGTAAAGTTTGGTGCGTTGTGTAATCAGTCCGACGAAACGGAGTTTCtcgctttgtttgtttttctccgCTTTATTttcggcaacaacaaaaatatatttttaaattgctttaaGCTTGCGGAGTTTTGTGGAAAAAGCTTCAACCCAACTTCATAACTTGACAATTAAATCATCGCAGGTGAGTTCGAATAATACATTTCACACAcgttgtacatacatacatacgatATATACTACTTAATACTACGAAAGCTGAGCAAATAAGCGCTGCTCCACTTTATTTGGTGGGTCACTATAAAAAACAGACCTCAAAACACCAAATTATCGATTTTCTTTCGGGGAGCTCCGTTTCTGGcgcacttttttttatattattctGCAATTTTGTTCCTGCATGTGAACGTGTGTGCGTTGGCTTGGTTGTGTGTGTATTTAATCAAGAACAGAAACTGTTTTTCTGCAGCTTACCGTTAGCCGAGCAaccgcatttgcattttgtcaCATTGTCAAGGCAACGCTACCCAAACGCCATATGGTCGCGATCTGATACCCTATCCCAATGCACATAAACTCGGCCATTTGCGAAGACCCGTGGGATTGGCGACACTCTCATATTACGGGTGAAAGTGGGAGTCGATCTCAAGAGATCGAATATGCATAATATAATACTGCAATATGTctgatatatatacatacattgtaTTTGAATGTAAGGGTATTTACCAACCTTGTTCCTAATTCTTTAGATTTTCCTTCTTGATGTTTATGTCTGTTGGAATTGCGACGCTAGCATTATTGGGATTTCTTGTGTTTGTTGTTCTtgcattatttgttttttcattACTGGCACGCGTTTCAGTTTCATCGTTCTTTTTTGCATCCTTTGACCCCGATTGCAGTTCCGACTTGTTTTGATcgccaaaaaaacaaatacatacgCCTTGAAATCGCTTTCGAACACTGATTTTAACGCATAAGCCCCGTTCgttaataaattattgaagTTATGACTTCAGAGAAGCGAGTTTATTTGCCAAATTTGGATATGCCCACGCTTCGAATTTGAatcagcagaaaaaaaaacatgttaATTGCCCTGAAGCGTTATATTTCGTctggaaaagaacaaagcaaatgctcgaaaatcgaattttttttttagtatctTTAACCCGAGGGCGTGGAAACCAAAACGTATCTGTCTACCTTAGTCACTTGCCTGTATTTGTGAGCGATGATTAATCataataatttgtattaagaCCCCTTAAACCACGCTGCCGGCAATTTCTGTTGGTAACAGTAAAGCTCCTTTCAGTTACTTGGTTTATGTTCATTTTGGCATTGGTTACTTTCGAAAAGCCTTTCGCAAATACAACCACCTTAGctcatataaatataaacatacTTATATATGttcatacatatttattaataCAGATAAAGCATGGCCAATGACTTGCACTCGAAAATGTTAATTGAACCATGAAAAAGCGTATAAATTAGAACTTTGCAAATATACACCAAAAATACCGATGAAAAGAAATCTGTTAATTGAAGCTGCAAACtggaatttttaataaaaaaaatataattaacacTGGATGACTAAATGGCACCCAAAAAAGTGTGAAGTGAAGATCAGGCAATTAAGTGTAAGAAGCAATTGAATAAGAAAAAACAAGCGCAATCAACATTTATTACCAAATGTCAAATATAATTTAAGATGGCAATTTTGTCGCataacaaattatttgcttttaGCCTTTCAGAGGCAACTGCAATTTGATTGCAATCATTTAGATTGAGTTTTTCATGACTTTAATTGAGGCAGTGTGATATTAAGAAACTTAACGGGCAAAAT contains the following coding sequences:
- the LOC6611811 gene encoding cytoplasmic dynein 2 light intermediate chain 1, translating into MRLPLIFHSLHQRLQKMFVKRNEGGETATPSIQDIAGRLAEEQQRLRQLEATTTPKERTVLVLGSKCVGKTTAINKFFDREEHATRPTLALEYSFGRRIGSGKSPQVMNVWELGSLDNAEQLLEVPMRTHGLQQLAVVLMLDLSQPQRFWTDLECAYKGLRDTAQQMMEKVTPELREILEQRTVDRVGQQNKDVEKLDPLPFPVIIVGGKYDVFSGFDPVIRKHTCRCLRSMAHLIGGALLFYSQKMPKLAKVLRDTINHLGFGSPAHPFRSHVVDFNEPLCIWFGTDSWTKIGDTGAQSVERIGATFGVEVPQLQLEKQKLQETTDPAKDPGFKESLIDEMRSQKNEELAGLMRDVLLRGKFESVQT
- the LOC6611812 gene encoding 40S ribosomal protein S28 is translated as MPQPVASKARVIKILNRIGAQGILTEVRVQLVDQPKMQFMRTVKGPVRLGDIVDFEDTELTWQSSSRSNSNFDDIC